A window from Hemibagrus wyckioides isolate EC202008001 linkage group LG17, SWU_Hwy_1.0, whole genome shotgun sequence encodes these proteins:
- the LOC131368243 gene encoding olfactory receptor 51I2-like, protein MEGDTSLSNFNLTRFMAILTLESFDMPSSIVLSAFSFGIITYWLILCFHSMLLVTIFLKRNLHEPMYILLFNLSICDLMGATGFYPQLVGSIMYQSREISYPACVLQGILLHLYGTGSLLFLSIMAYDRYIAICKPLRYRSLMTQGTLVKFICMAWFIDFVMIGALFVLTVRHEICRTHIVDTYCNNPSLMKLTCEDTRVVNYYGLLIIALVQGFSILMVSLTYIKILITCLSTKQANSISKAMQTCATHLVVFLSFEVNIFLLLVSHRLEAVSPHLRRASGVAIVIVPPILNPLIYGLKTKEIRHSVFTFFQKKISAI, encoded by the coding sequence ATGGAGGGAGACACATCTCTTAGTAATTTCAATTTAACTCGTTTTATGGCAATTCTGACCTTGGAATCATTTGACATGCCATCATCCATTGTTTTATCTGCATTTAGCTTTGGGATAATCACATATTGGTTAATTTTATGCTTCCACTCCATGCTACTTGTGACTATATTTTTAAAACGGAATCTGCATGAACCTATGTACATACTGCTGTTTAATTTGTCCATATGTGACCTAATGGGAGCTACAGGTTTTTACCCTCAGCTGGTTGGTAGTATAATGTATCAGAGCAGAGAAATCTCCTACCCTGCCTGTGTCTTACAAGGCATTCTTCTTCACCTCTATGGAACtggatctcttttatttctcaGCATTATGGCTTATGACAGATATATTGCTATTTGTAAGCCTTTGAGATACCGCAGTCTTATGACACAAGGTACCTTGGTGAAATTTATTTGCATGGCCTGGTTCATAGATTTTGTTATGATTGGGGCTTTATTTGTGCTCACAGTAAGGCATGAAATCTGCAGGACACACATAGTGGACACCTACTGTAATAATCCATCTTTAATGAAGTTAACTTGTGAGGATACAAGAGTGGTTAACTACTATGGCCTGCTTATTATAGCTCTTGTACAAGGCTTTTCCATACTGATGGTATCGTTAACATACATCAAAATCCTAATTACCTGTCTTTCTACCAAACAGGCAAATTCTATTAGTAAGGCAATGCAAACCTGTGCAACACATTTAGTTGTTTTTCTGAGTTTTGAGGTCAACATATTCTTACTACTGGTTTCTCATAGATTAGAAGCAGTATCTCCACATTTACGAAGGGCTTCTGGTGTTGCAATTGTTATTGTTCCTCCAATTCTTAACCCTCTAATTTATGGGTTGAAAACTAAGGAAATCAGACACtcagtgtttacatttttccaaaaaaagaTTTCTGCTATTTAA